Proteins co-encoded in one Kribbella qitaiheensis genomic window:
- a CDS encoding GNAT family N-acetyltransferase has translation MLVKAWAEGWAIARGTAAPVEVADGYRIDVGLPGHVARYVLPAHSPALAARLTTPGTWMKICGPAPVLDERWQVQALEYLMSAQLTAEPPRHRPEYELQLTRVGSVLDVVVSSQGEPAARGRAGLAGEYAVIDQVVTEPGHRRRGLGTTVMRALSQAASHSGARTGVLVATADGLALYSRLGWALVSPVTAARL, from the coding sequence ATGCTGGTTAAAGCCTGGGCGGAGGGCTGGGCCATAGCCCGGGGAACAGCTGCACCAGTGGAGGTAGCCGACGGCTATCGCATCGACGTCGGCTTGCCAGGCCACGTCGCGCGCTATGTACTCCCAGCTCACTCGCCGGCGCTGGCGGCTCGCCTGACGACCCCCGGTACGTGGATGAAGATCTGCGGCCCCGCGCCCGTGCTCGACGAGCGCTGGCAGGTGCAGGCGCTGGAGTACCTGATGAGCGCGCAGCTGACAGCGGAGCCGCCGCGTCACCGGCCGGAGTACGAACTCCAGTTGACGCGGGTCGGCAGCGTCCTCGACGTGGTCGTCAGCAGCCAAGGTGAGCCTGCCGCGCGCGGCAGGGCGGGCCTCGCCGGGGAGTACGCCGTGATCGACCAGGTGGTCACCGAACCCGGCCACCGACGCCGGGGGCTCGGCACCACCGTCATGCGCGCGCTCAGCCAGGCGGCCAGCCACAGCGGCGCCCGTACCGGAGTACTGGTCGCTACAGCTGACGGCCTAGCTCTCTACAGCCGCCTGGGGTGGGCACTGGTATCTCCTGTCACCGCTGCTCGACTGTGA
- a CDS encoding amidohydrolase family protein, producing MTGPIVDVHTHLVPKGWPDLAAACGGDGWPWLRIDSERAAMIMVGETEFRPIGPQTWDPVVRREDMDADGIDLQVVSPTPVFFAYDRPADQAVKVARIFNDLTLETLAGDNRLIPFCQVPLQDPDAACAELDRCLAAGHVGVEIGNHVGDRDLDDAGIVAFLKHCAEVGAPVLVHPWDMPGGPRLDRWMARWLTGMPGETHLSILAMILGGAFDQLPESLRICFAHGGGSFAFWLGRVENAWQRRGDVVRGRSLHPPSTYLDRFFVDTVVFETAALRLLVDTLGEDQLILGSDYPYPLGERPVGEVVRKAGFLSGGQQQKLLSANALRYLGRS from the coding sequence GTGACCGGGCCGATTGTCGACGTACACACTCACCTCGTCCCTAAGGGATGGCCCGACCTCGCGGCGGCTTGTGGTGGGGACGGCTGGCCGTGGCTGCGGATCGACTCCGAGCGCGCCGCGATGATCATGGTCGGCGAGACCGAGTTCCGCCCGATCGGCCCGCAGACGTGGGATCCGGTGGTCCGGCGCGAGGATATGGATGCCGACGGCATCGATCTCCAGGTCGTCTCGCCGACGCCGGTGTTCTTCGCCTACGACCGGCCTGCCGACCAGGCGGTCAAGGTGGCAAGGATCTTCAACGATCTCACCCTGGAGACGCTTGCCGGGGACAACAGGCTGATCCCTTTCTGTCAGGTGCCGTTGCAGGACCCGGACGCGGCCTGCGCCGAGCTCGACCGCTGCCTCGCGGCCGGGCATGTAGGTGTCGAGATCGGCAACCATGTCGGCGATCGCGACCTCGACGATGCCGGGATCGTTGCCTTCCTCAAGCACTGTGCCGAGGTCGGCGCCCCGGTTCTGGTGCATCCGTGGGACATGCCGGGCGGGCCGCGGCTGGATCGCTGGATGGCGCGCTGGCTGACCGGGATGCCGGGCGAGACGCACCTCTCGATACTCGCGATGATCCTCGGTGGCGCGTTCGATCAGCTGCCCGAGTCGCTACGGATCTGTTTCGCCCACGGTGGCGGGAGTTTCGCGTTCTGGCTGGGCCGGGTGGAGAACGCCTGGCAGCGCCGCGGTGACGTCGTACGGGGCCGGTCGTTGCATCCGCCAAGCACTTATCTTGACCGGTTCTTCGTGGATACAGTGGTGTTCGAGACCGCGGCGTTGCGGTTGCTGGTCGATACGCTTGGAGAAGACCAACTGATTCTCGGCAGTGATTACCCGTATCCGCTGGGCGAGCGGCCGGTCGGCGAGGTGGTTCGGAAGGCCGGCTTCCTGTCCGGCGGGCAGCAGCAGAAACTGCTGTCCGCGAACGCACTGCGTTACCTGGGGAGGTCCTGA
- a CDS encoding Fic family protein, which produces MRSFADLDRLIGQVPAQVVMRLRDIDTGRGSEALYRHQLPALLTELASRARVESIIASSAIEGVIVADPQRARRIIDGDAGVLRTRSEQELAGYRKTLDYLFQEDWRPLNVGLVLHLHRLLWSETALDGGHLKTDDNLVVDRSPDGTVTVRFKPVPAAKTESYLADLLARYRSAQAAAKHHPILLVGLAVLDLLVIHPFADGNGRVARALTNGLLVDAGYEVCRWVSLEQSIADSADQYYDTLLRSTHDWHQDAADPWPWLGYFVATLASAYETFARKAAADRSGNNKQARVRTHVLKHAAPIFKLADVRTALPGVSDQTIRLVLDQLKSEGVLAPEGTGRAARWRRAPSLP; this is translated from the coding sequence ATGCGGTCCTTCGCCGACCTGGATCGACTGATCGGTCAGGTGCCCGCCCAGGTCGTCATGCGGCTACGCGACATCGACACCGGGCGCGGCAGCGAGGCGCTCTACCGCCATCAACTACCGGCTCTACTCACCGAGCTCGCCAGCCGGGCCCGGGTCGAGAGCATTATCGCGTCCTCGGCAATCGAAGGGGTCATCGTCGCCGACCCGCAGCGAGCGCGGCGGATCATCGATGGTGATGCCGGCGTTCTCCGGACCCGCAGTGAGCAGGAGTTGGCCGGCTACCGGAAGACCCTCGACTATCTCTTTCAGGAGGACTGGCGGCCGCTCAACGTCGGGCTGGTGTTGCACCTCCATCGATTGCTGTGGTCCGAGACAGCACTGGACGGCGGACACCTCAAAACCGATGACAACCTTGTGGTGGACCGCTCACCCGACGGCACGGTCACGGTCAGGTTCAAGCCGGTTCCGGCAGCGAAGACCGAGAGCTACCTGGCTGATCTTCTCGCCCGGTATCGGTCGGCGCAGGCTGCCGCCAAGCATCACCCGATCCTCCTGGTCGGGCTGGCTGTTCTGGATCTCCTGGTCATCCACCCCTTCGCCGACGGCAACGGCCGAGTCGCCAGGGCCCTGACCAACGGCCTGCTCGTCGACGCCGGCTACGAGGTCTGCAGGTGGGTGTCGCTCGAGCAGTCGATCGCCGACAGCGCGGACCAGTACTACGACACGCTGCTGCGCTCCACTCACGACTGGCACCAGGATGCCGCCGACCCCTGGCCATGGCTCGGGTACTTCGTCGCGACCCTCGCCTCGGCGTACGAGACCTTCGCCCGTAAGGCGGCGGCCGATCGATCTGGCAACAACAAGCAAGCCAGAGTCCGCACCCACGTCCTCAAGCACGCGGCTCCGATCTTCAAGCTCGCCGATGTCCGAACCGCTCTGCCGGGAGTCAGCGACCAGACGATCCGGCTGGTTCTCGACCAACTCAAGTCGGAGGGAGTGCTGGCACCCGAAGGCACCGGCCGGGCGGCCCGCTGGCGTCGCGCGCCCTCTCTCCCCTAG
- a CDS encoding SIS domain-containing protein has protein sequence MSTEIATQPDLWRQVAAGFAQYGGALPEPGQRVAAVGCGTSWFMAMAYAALREDLGQGETDAFAGSEFPAGRKYDAVVVISRSGTTTEVLDLVRNTDLPTIAITATPDSPIVELADHTIMLDFADEQSVVQTRFATTTLALLRASLGEDLTHAAADAEKALTIDVDELAKLEQLTYLGTRWTIGLAHEAGLKQREAASAWTEAYPAMDYRHGPIAIAEPGRGVWIFGEAPEGLLDDVRATGATIVHHPDLDPMASLVVAQRVAVAKSLALGLNPDQPRSLSRSVILG, from the coding sequence GTGAGCACTGAGATCGCCACTCAGCCGGACCTTTGGCGGCAGGTCGCGGCCGGTTTCGCGCAGTACGGTGGCGCACTGCCCGAGCCTGGGCAACGCGTTGCAGCCGTCGGCTGCGGCACCTCGTGGTTCATGGCGATGGCGTACGCCGCGCTGCGCGAGGACCTCGGCCAGGGTGAGACCGACGCGTTCGCCGGGTCGGAGTTCCCGGCCGGACGCAAGTACGACGCCGTCGTGGTGATCAGCCGCTCGGGTACGACGACCGAGGTGCTCGACCTGGTCCGCAACACCGACCTGCCGACGATCGCGATCACCGCGACCCCGGATTCGCCGATCGTGGAGCTGGCGGATCACACGATCATGCTCGACTTCGCCGACGAGCAGTCCGTAGTACAGACCAGGTTCGCGACCACCACCCTCGCGTTGCTGCGCGCCTCGCTCGGGGAGGACCTCACGCACGCCGCGGCGGATGCCGAGAAGGCGCTGACGATCGATGTCGACGAGTTGGCGAAGCTGGAGCAGCTCACCTACCTGGGCACTCGCTGGACCATCGGGCTCGCGCACGAGGCCGGCCTGAAGCAGCGTGAAGCGGCGTCGGCGTGGACCGAGGCGTACCCGGCGATGGACTACCGGCACGGCCCGATCGCGATTGCCGAGCCCGGCCGTGGGGTGTGGATCTTCGGCGAAGCCCCGGAGGGTCTGCTCGACGACGTCCGCGCCACCGGCGCCACGATCGTGCACCACCCGGACCTCGACCCGATGGCGTCCCTGGTGGTCGCCCAGCGGGTCGCCGTAGCCAAGTCGCTCGCGCTCGGCCTCAACCCGGACCAGCCCCGCAGCCTGAGCCGCTCGGTCATCCTCGGCTGA
- a CDS encoding anti-sigma factor family protein translates to MTLQHPLDKLSAVVDGELDHDSRDKVLSHLVSCETCRGEVDAQRRLKARLAAADPIEPPSDLMQRLMGVPSFSTEPREEVRPVLTPVVSLFPQRSAFPAARTGATRPASRVSRTRRRTGVLGAAGSAAAVASLLGTAFVLGDPARTEQPPVLQPPVASFSADHAAATNGTPFTDPVAMLNSFNGAGYAGLSPTLQPVALTGR, encoded by the coding sequence GTGACACTGCAACATCCCCTGGACAAGCTGAGCGCCGTCGTCGACGGCGAACTGGACCACGACTCGCGCGACAAGGTTCTGAGTCACCTGGTCAGCTGCGAGACGTGCCGCGGCGAGGTGGACGCCCAGCGCCGGCTCAAGGCCCGGCTGGCCGCTGCCGATCCGATCGAGCCGCCCAGCGACCTGATGCAGCGCCTGATGGGCGTGCCTTCGTTCTCGACCGAGCCGCGCGAAGAGGTGCGTCCGGTGCTGACTCCGGTCGTCTCCCTGTTCCCGCAGCGCTCGGCGTTCCCGGCTGCCCGGACCGGCGCCACTCGGCCGGCTTCCCGTGTCAGCCGCACCCGTCGGCGTACGGGCGTGCTGGGTGCAGCCGGCTCTGCTGCCGCAGTCGCTTCACTGCTCGGTACTGCGTTCGTCCTGGGCGACCCGGCGCGGACAGAGCAGCCGCCGGTGCTGCAGCCGCCCGTAGCGAGCTTCTCGGCCGACCACGCCGCCGCCACCAACGGGACGCCGTTCACCGATCCGGTCGCCATGCTGAACTCCTTCAACGGGGCGGGATACGCGGGGTTGAGCCCCACGCTCCAGCCGGTGGCCCTCACGGGGCGCTGA
- a CDS encoding MFS transporter — MPARYLTAATLARLGDEMVAFTLVLLVLERTDSAALAGVTGAAYALPAIVTGPLLGAWLDRTQYRRTALALNQAVLGAVMVSMLAVVGHSAHWVTPVLAAVAGTTLPLVSGGFTSMLPSLVPSELLPRANSLEAASFGVATITGPAAAATITAAVSVEAAALVIAVTAALSILAITRLPALPAVHGSQESFLGSAVAGLAHLARTPRLRASTVTTTLLMGLTGMLLITLPLHMASLGMPRSAAGYLWAVLELGSVTTALLLGNFQTRWRPEHVVMLSVAAYGLAFTAWPLAGSFAVLLVLAAATGLLEGPMLPAMFAARQVYSPLELQGRVSTTAASLRVGAAALGQATAGLVVPLVGTHTALLLIAAGLLAASAVGYASSYNKRRVAHAG, encoded by the coding sequence ATGCCGGCCCGCTACCTGACCGCCGCGACGCTCGCGCGGCTCGGGGACGAGATGGTCGCCTTCACGCTCGTCCTGCTCGTCCTGGAGCGCACGGACAGCGCGGCGCTGGCCGGTGTGACCGGGGCTGCCTACGCACTGCCGGCAATCGTGACCGGCCCACTGCTCGGCGCATGGCTCGACAGGACGCAGTACCGGCGTACTGCGTTGGCTCTGAACCAGGCTGTCCTAGGTGCGGTGATGGTCTCCATGCTCGCCGTGGTCGGGCATAGCGCTCACTGGGTGACACCGGTGCTCGCGGCAGTCGCCGGTACGACGCTGCCGCTGGTCAGTGGCGGCTTCACCAGCATGCTGCCGAGCCTGGTGCCGTCGGAGCTTCTCCCCCGGGCCAACTCACTGGAGGCAGCCAGCTTCGGCGTAGCCACGATCACCGGCCCGGCAGCGGCCGCCACGATCACCGCAGCGGTGTCGGTGGAGGCGGCCGCACTGGTGATCGCCGTGACGGCGGCTCTCAGCATCCTGGCCATCACCCGCCTGCCCGCACTCCCGGCAGTTCACGGAAGCCAAGAGTCCTTCCTGGGTTCAGCAGTAGCCGGCTTGGCTCACCTGGCCCGTACTCCGCGCCTGCGGGCGTCAACAGTGACCACGACTTTGCTCATGGGTCTTACCGGGATGCTCCTGATCACCCTGCCGCTACACATGGCGTCGCTCGGCATGCCCCGATCGGCGGCAGGCTACCTGTGGGCGGTGTTGGAGTTGGGCAGTGTCACTACAGCCCTTCTCTTGGGCAACTTCCAGACCCGCTGGCGCCCGGAGCACGTCGTCATGCTGTCGGTGGCCGCTTACGGGCTGGCCTTCACCGCTTGGCCACTGGCGGGCAGCTTTGCCGTACTGCTGGTGCTGGCTGCGGCTACCGGCCTCCTGGAAGGGCCGATGCTCCCAGCGATGTTTGCTGCTCGTCAGGTGTACAGCCCGTTGGAACTGCAAGGCCGGGTGAGCACAACTGCGGCCAGCCTCCGAGTGGGCGCGGCAGCCCTCGGCCAAGCGACAGCAGGGCTTGTGGTGCCGCTTGTAGGCACCCACACTGCGCTCCTGCTGATCGCCGCAGGTCTGCTCGCGGCCTCAGCCGTCGGCTACGCCTCCAGCTACAACAAGAGGAGGGTGGCACATGCTGGTTAA
- a CDS encoding aminotransferase class I/II-fold pyridoxal phosphate-dependent enzyme: protein MSVSHRAQQLGRPGPDVYAVMAADPWSADNPDGYIDLGTAENRLVFDLLEPRLTAPRRVTAEDTQYQELAGSLPFRVELARFLTGLQGVEVDAGELVVLAGVGPVLEALAYALCDPGEAIVVPAPYFPGVDGAFGGRAGVRVIPAQPGPDFVLSAEAVDAAITEALDRGERPRAVCLLSPGNPLGLVYDAGTLQALADVAARHNLHLIVDEIYAGSVHDGSFVSASRLKFPADRLHLAWGFAKDFGLSGYKVGVLQTRNPDVRTIAERLGRFATPSSDTQVLLRDLLADTAWTDAFLTESRSRLATAYRRTTEALDAAGLSYLPATAGLFLYLDLRQFLPEPTFEAESTLATRIFTDARLHLPAGATFHTPTPGYYRLCFTTTPAVPTAITRLTHLLTS, encoded by the coding sequence GTGAGCGTGTCCCACCGGGCGCAGCAGCTGGGACGGCCCGGGCCGGATGTCTATGCCGTGATGGCCGCGGATCCGTGGTCGGCGGACAACCCGGACGGCTACATCGACCTCGGTACCGCGGAGAACCGGCTCGTCTTCGACCTCCTCGAACCACGGCTCACAGCGCCTCGGCGGGTGACGGCCGAGGACACGCAGTACCAGGAGCTGGCCGGGTCGCTGCCGTTTCGGGTGGAGCTCGCCCGGTTTCTGACGGGCCTGCAGGGCGTTGAGGTTGATGCGGGGGAGCTGGTGGTGCTGGCGGGCGTCGGGCCGGTCCTGGAGGCGCTCGCATATGCCTTGTGCGACCCCGGGGAGGCGATCGTCGTGCCGGCTCCGTACTTCCCGGGTGTGGATGGCGCATTCGGTGGAAGGGCCGGCGTACGGGTGATTCCCGCACAGCCTGGTCCGGACTTCGTATTGAGCGCGGAGGCAGTAGACGCCGCGATCACCGAGGCACTCGATCGTGGTGAGCGACCGCGGGCCGTGTGCCTGCTGTCGCCCGGCAACCCGCTTGGCCTGGTGTACGACGCCGGCACCTTGCAGGCCCTCGCGGATGTGGCGGCGCGGCACAACCTGCACTTGATCGTCGACGAGATCTACGCCGGATCGGTCCATGACGGATCCTTCGTCAGCGCGTCCCGGCTGAAGTTCCCGGCCGACCGGCTCCACCTCGCGTGGGGATTCGCCAAGGACTTCGGCCTCAGCGGCTACAAGGTCGGCGTACTGCAAACGCGCAATCCCGACGTCCGCACGATCGCGGAACGACTCGGCCGCTTCGCCACCCCATCAAGCGACACCCAGGTGCTCCTCCGGGACCTCCTGGCCGACACTGCCTGGACCGACGCCTTCCTGACCGAATCCCGGTCCCGCCTGGCAACGGCGTACCGGCGTACGACAGAAGCCCTGGACGCGGCCGGCCTCAGCTATCTCCCCGCCACCGCCGGCCTCTTCCTCTACCTCGACCTCCGCCAGTTCCTCCCCGAACCAACCTTCGAAGCCGAGTCCACCCTCGCCACCCGCATCTTCACCGACGCCCGCCTCCACCTCCCCGCGGGCGCCACCTTCCACACCCCCACCCCCGGCTACTACCGCCTCTGCTTCACAACCACCCCAGCCGTCCCCACCGCCATCACCCGCCTGACCCACCTACTGACGAGCTAG
- a CDS encoding biotin/lipoyl-binding carrier protein, with amino-acid sequence MSHTVVAELVANVQKITAKAGDIVGPEDTLVILESMKMEIPVLAEVAGTITEMKVAEGEVVRDGDPIAVIEEN; translated from the coding sequence GTGAGTCACACCGTGGTGGCCGAGCTGGTGGCCAACGTCCAGAAGATCACCGCCAAGGCCGGCGACATCGTGGGCCCGGAGGACACCCTCGTCATCCTCGAGTCGATGAAGATGGAGATCCCGGTCCTCGCCGAGGTGGCCGGCACCATCACCGAGATGAAGGTCGCCGAGGGCGAGGTCGTCCGCGACGGCGACCCCATCGCCGTGATCGAAGAGAACTAG
- a CDS encoding CGNR zinc finger domain-containing protein, protein MESLTTPDRMIRIAVDLVNTKSLDPEALTSPADLERFLADHGEPSVTVDERDLMAVKAVRERLRPVFHAEPREAAGILNDLLADYAVRPYLSDHDESPWHLHVAKPGATWAEWMAAGAALGLAGFAAGHGFEAIDSCAAPDCERVFVNAAERRPRRFCTPTCSSRTRVASYRARQILSKEN, encoded by the coding sequence GTGGAGAGTCTGACGACCCCGGACCGGATGATCCGGATCGCCGTGGACCTGGTGAACACCAAGTCCCTCGATCCGGAGGCGCTGACGTCGCCGGCCGACCTGGAGCGATTCCTGGCCGACCACGGCGAGCCGTCGGTGACGGTCGACGAGCGCGATCTGATGGCCGTGAAGGCGGTCCGTGAACGCCTCCGCCCGGTCTTCCATGCCGAGCCACGCGAGGCGGCCGGCATCCTCAACGACCTGCTCGCCGACTACGCCGTACGGCCCTATCTGTCGGATCACGACGAGTCGCCGTGGCACCTGCATGTGGCCAAGCCCGGGGCGACCTGGGCCGAGTGGATGGCCGCCGGAGCCGCGCTCGGTCTCGCGGGGTTCGCCGCCGGCCATGGGTTCGAGGCGATAGACAGCTGCGCGGCTCCCGACTGCGAGCGGGTCTTCGTCAACGCCGCCGAACGTCGCCCGCGCCGGTTCTGTACTCCGACCTGCTCGAGCCGCACCCGGGTCGCGTCGTACCGGGCTAGGCAAATTCTCAGTAAGGAGAACTAG
- a CDS encoding DeoR/GlpR family DNA-binding transcription regulator: MKRYERLNTLLESLAEKGAIDVDELAEQLHVSAATIRRDLDHLGKQQLLTRTRGGAVANAVSYDLPLRYKTARFASEKQRIAQAAATLVRRGMVIGMNGGTTISEVARTLATRPELSAEHGEPAFTLVTNALNIANELIVRPHVKMVLTGGVARPQSYEMIGPLSHRILVDLSLDIAFIGVDGIDETGATAHHEGEANINQLIVSRAAKVVVVADSSKLGQRAFARICELSEIDTLVTDAQADESQLAVFKEAGIDVIRS; the protein is encoded by the coding sequence TTGAAGCGTTATGAACGGCTGAACACGTTGCTCGAGTCGCTTGCGGAAAAGGGCGCCATCGATGTCGACGAGCTCGCCGAGCAGTTGCATGTGTCGGCGGCGACGATCCGGCGGGACCTCGACCACCTGGGCAAGCAGCAACTTCTCACCCGGACCCGCGGCGGCGCCGTCGCCAACGCGGTCTCGTACGACCTGCCGTTGCGCTACAAGACTGCGCGTTTCGCCTCCGAGAAGCAGCGGATCGCGCAGGCCGCGGCCACCCTGGTCCGGCGCGGCATGGTGATCGGCATGAACGGCGGCACCACGATCTCCGAGGTGGCGCGGACGCTGGCGACCCGGCCGGAGCTGTCCGCCGAGCACGGCGAGCCCGCCTTCACCCTCGTCACCAACGCGCTGAACATCGCCAACGAGCTGATCGTCCGGCCGCACGTCAAGATGGTGCTCACCGGCGGCGTCGCCCGGCCGCAGTCGTACGAGATGATCGGCCCGCTGTCGCACCGGATCCTGGTCGACCTGTCGCTGGACATCGCCTTCATCGGCGTCGACGGGATCGACGAGACCGGCGCCACCGCCCATCACGAGGGTGAGGCCAACATCAACCAGCTGATCGTCAGCCGGGCCGCCAAGGTGGTCGTGGTGGCCGACTCGTCCAAACTCGGCCAGCGCGCCTTCGCCCGGATCTGCGAGCTGAGCGAGATCGACACGCTCGTCACCGATGCCCAGGCCGACGAGTCCCAGCTGGCCGTCTTCAAGGAAGCCGGGATCGACGTCATCCGGTCCTGA
- a CDS encoding O-methyltransferase has product MDPTSWAYAEDYTGENEVVTGARASAEYSGVSPIGPGAASALSLLAAAVGAKAVVEIGTGTGVSGLALLRGMRTDGTLTTVDIDAENQRLARKTFLDAGVPSNRFRLIAGSALDVVTRLTDGHYDLVFCDADKRENTAYLHEALRLLRPGGVVAFASTLAHGRVADPAHRDPDTTAVRDVIRAIRDDDDLVSALLPVSDGLLAAAKRFP; this is encoded by the coding sequence ATCGACCCCACGTCCTGGGCCTACGCCGAGGACTACACCGGTGAGAACGAGGTCGTCACCGGTGCACGGGCGAGCGCTGAGTACAGCGGCGTGTCCCCGATCGGTCCCGGCGCGGCCTCCGCGCTGAGCCTGCTCGCGGCGGCGGTCGGCGCCAAGGCCGTGGTCGAGATCGGCACCGGGACCGGCGTCTCCGGGCTGGCCCTGCTCCGCGGGATGCGCACCGACGGCACCCTGACGACGGTCGACATCGACGCGGAGAACCAGCGCCTGGCCCGCAAGACCTTCCTCGACGCCGGCGTACCGTCCAACCGCTTCCGGCTGATCGCCGGCTCCGCGCTCGACGTGGTCACGCGGCTGACCGACGGCCACTACGACCTGGTCTTCTGCGACGCCGACAAGCGCGAGAACACGGCGTACCTGCACGAGGCCCTGCGCCTGCTCCGCCCCGGCGGCGTCGTCGCCTTCGCCAGCACCCTCGCGCACGGCCGCGTCGCCGACCCGGCCCACCGGGACCCGGACACCACCGCCGTCCGCGACGTCATCCGCGCCATCCGCGACGACGACGACCTCGTCTCCGCCCTACTCCCCGTCTCCGACGGCCTCCTAGCCGCCGCCAAACGCTTCCCGTAG
- the sigE gene encoding RNA polymerase sigma factor SigE: protein MVFSLVAERTQGGVVVKPIDTSVAPAPQAPRLQPEAQQPEAEALPSWDEIVRAHSARVYRLAYRLTGNKHDAEDLTQEVFVRVFRSLSSYTPGTFEGWLYRITTNLFLDGARRRQRIRFDGLPDDAHDRLPAKGSGPAEKLDQDLFDHDVQGALDALPEDFRAAVVLCDIEGMTYDEIADVLDVKLGTVRSRIHRGRSMLRKHLEHRAPREGQTRVSGPSADGPSLAGGDDR, encoded by the coding sequence ATGGTGTTCTCACTCGTTGCCGAGCGGACCCAGGGAGGCGTTGTCGTGAAGCCGATCGACACCTCCGTGGCGCCCGCTCCCCAGGCCCCGCGCCTTCAGCCGGAAGCTCAGCAGCCGGAGGCCGAGGCGCTGCCGTCCTGGGACGAGATCGTCCGCGCCCACTCCGCCCGCGTGTACCGGCTGGCCTACCGCCTGACCGGCAACAAGCACGACGCCGAGGACCTGACCCAGGAAGTGTTCGTCCGGGTCTTCCGCTCGCTGTCGTCGTACACGCCGGGCACCTTCGAGGGCTGGCTCTACCGGATCACCACCAACCTCTTCCTGGACGGCGCCCGCCGCCGGCAGCGGATCCGCTTCGACGGGCTGCCCGACGACGCGCACGACCGGCTGCCCGCGAAGGGATCTGGCCCGGCCGAGAAGCTGGACCAGGACCTGTTCGACCATGATGTGCAGGGAGCACTGGACGCGCTGCCGGAGGACTTCCGTGCGGCCGTGGTGCTCTGCGACATCGAGGGCATGACGTACGACGAGATCGCCGATGTGCTGGACGTGAAGCTGGGGACCGTCCGGAGCCGGATCCACCGGGGCCGCTCGATGCTGCGCAAGCACCTCGAGCACCGCGCGCCCCGGGAGGGTCAGACCCGTGTCAGTGGTCCGTCCGCGGACGGACCGTCCCTTGCCGGAGGTGACGACCGGTGA
- a CDS encoding alpha/beta hydrolase family protein, translating into MSEDRSVLTRAAREPDELLRYGEHADQVMDVWHAKDYRPLVVFIHGGFWRPEYDRTHARPLGEALADEGWPVASLEYRREPGQPDLTTADVRTALDRLPDLMDVHAGFLLIGHSAGGHLALWAAATLNPVRLRGTLALAPVADLLLADQLGLDDGAVQDFVGSGVRNDLDPVRLPAPIMPVAIVHGTADTRVPVSVAESYFTAHPTARLVLVKGAGHYEVIDPLADAWHQVTAELTRFSG; encoded by the coding sequence ATGAGCGAGGACCGTTCCGTTCTGACCCGTGCGGCGCGCGAGCCCGACGAGCTGCTCCGGTACGGCGAGCACGCGGACCAGGTGATGGACGTCTGGCACGCCAAGGACTATCGGCCGCTGGTGGTGTTCATCCACGGCGGGTTCTGGCGGCCGGAGTACGACCGGACCCACGCCCGGCCGCTCGGCGAGGCGCTCGCGGACGAGGGCTGGCCGGTGGCCTCGCTGGAGTACAGGCGGGAGCCAGGGCAGCCGGATCTGACCACGGCCGACGTACGCACTGCCCTGGATCGGTTACCGGACCTGATGGACGTGCATGCCGGGTTCCTGCTGATCGGGCATTCGGCGGGCGGGCACCTGGCGTTGTGGGCGGCCGCCACTCTCAACCCGGTGCGTCTGCGGGGGACGCTCGCGCTGGCCCCGGTGGCGGATCTGCTGCTGGCGGATCAGCTGGGGCTGGACGACGGCGCAGTACAGGACTTCGTCGGTAGCGGCGTCCGCAACGATCTCGACCCGGTGCGTCTGCCGGCGCCGATCATGCCGGTGGCGATCGTGCACGGGACCGCGGACACGCGGGTGCCGGTCTCGGTCGCGGAGTCATACTTCACCGCGCATCCGACGGCCAGGCTGGTGCTCGTGAAGGGAGCCGGGCATTACGAGGTGATCGACCCGCTGGCCGATGCGTGGCACCAGGTGACGGCGGAGCTGACGAGGTTCTCCGGGTGA